One Oncorhynchus kisutch isolate 150728-3 linkage group LG11, Okis_V2, whole genome shotgun sequence genomic region harbors:
- the LOC109899651 gene encoding serine/threonine-protein phosphatase 2A 56 kDa regulatory subunit delta isoform isoform X2 translates to MVEYITHNREVVTESIYPEGVIMFSINLFRTLPPSSNPTGAEFDPEEDEPTLEAAWPHLQLVYEFFLRFLESPDFQPNVAKKYIDQKFVLSLLELFDSEDPRERDFLKTILHRIYGKFLGLRAYIRRQINNIFYRFIYETEHHNGIAELLEILGSIINGFALPLKEEHKMFLIRVLLPLHKVKSLSVYHPQLAYCVVQFLEKDSSLTEPVIMGLLKFWPKTHSPKEVMFLNELEEILDVIEPSEFVKVMEPLFRQLAKCVSSPHFQVAERALYYWNNEYIMSLISDNAAKILPIMFPALYKNSKSHWNKTIHGLIYNALKLFMEMNQKLFDDCTQQYKAEKQKEKYKLKEREEVWHKIEELAKHNPQVSKLRPGLHPQEEYMMYNESPGGVPLYSMETETPTAEDIQLLKKTVETEATQGMKDIKKDKVLMRRKSELPQDVYTIKALEQHKRAEEYLTANEEAL, encoded by the exons ATGGTGGAGTACATCACGCACAACCGCGAAGTGGTCACCGAGTCCATCTATCCCGAGGGTGTCATCATG TTTTCAATCAACCTGTTCAGGACCCTGCCACCATCCTCCAACCCCACGGGGGCTGAGTTTGACCCAGAAGAGGACGAGCCCACACTGGAGGCTGCTTGGCCACACCTACAG CTGGTGTATGAATTCTTCTTACGATTCCTGGAGTCCCCCGATTTCCAGCCTAATGTCGCCAAAAAATACATTGACCAAAAGTTTGTACTGTCT CTACTGGAGCTGTTTGACAGTGAAGACCCCAGGGAGCGGGACTTCCTGAAGACCATCCTCCACAGGATCTACGGCAAATTCCTGGGTCTTCGGGCCTACATCCGGAGACAGATCAACAACATATTCTACAG GTTTATATATGAAACTGAGCATCACAATGGAATCGCCGAGCTCTTAGAGATCTTAGGAAG CATAATCAACGGCTTTGCCCTGCCATTGAAAGAGGAGCACAAGATGTTCTTGATTCGAGTGCTGCTGCCGCTTCACAAAGTGAAGTCACTCAGCGTCTACCACCCACAG ctgGCGTATTGCGTCGTGCAGTTCTTGGAAAAGGACAGTAGTCTAACTGAACCA GTGATCATGGGCTTGCTGAAGTTCTGGCCTAAGACCCACAGCCCCAAAGAGGTGATGTTCCTCAACGAGCTGGAGGAGATCCTGGACGTCATCGAGCCGTCTGAGTTCGTCAAGGTCATGGAGCCGCTGTTCAGACAGCTGGCCAAGTGTGTTTCCAGTCCACACTTCCAG GTGGCAGAGAGGGCGCTGTACTACTGGAACAACGAGTACATCATGAGTCTGATCAGTGACAACGCCGCCAAGATCCTCCCCATCATGTTCCCTGCTCTCTACAAGAACTCCAAGAGCCACTGGAACAA GACAATCCATGGGCTGATCTACAACGCCCTGAAGCTCTTCATGGAGATGAACCAGAAGCTGTTTGATGATTGCACCCAGCAGTACAAGGCTGAGAAACAGAA AGAGAAGTACAAGCTGAAGGAGCGTGAGGAGGTCTGGCACAAGATCGAGGAGTTGGCCAAGCATAACCCTCAG GTTAGCAAACTCCGACCTGGTCTCCACCCACAAGAAGAG TACATGATGTACAATGAGAGTCCGGGAGGGGTGCCCTTGTACTCCATGGAGACTGAGACGCCCACTGCTGAGGACATTCAGCTGCTGAAGAAGACTGTCGAGACAGAGGCCACACAG GGGATGAAGGACATCAAGAAAGACAAGGTGTTGATGCGGCGGAAGTCGGAGCTGCCGCAGGACGTGTACACTATAAAAGCCCTGGAGCAACACAAGCGAGCAGAGGAGTACCTGACGGCCAACGAGGAGGCCCTCTGA
- the LOC109899652 gene encoding male-enhanced antigen 1-like isoform X1, giving the protein MEVEIAFEMGPERILPNSEEELGQERPPDAGVPEVGGEWSGEEEDDNGGYYYQPLNQDPDGLNAAPGDHPEDIPPVAEQLQEVQERIELMGLHLPQPPPPDSDEDPEGAHSSAASIPMDEDHVELVKRTMAAVALPSLAIPAWAQEISDDQWKDMVQQTLQTRQSSEGLRLEHK; this is encoded by the exons ATGGAAGTGGAGATTGCGTTCGAGATGGGTCCTGAGAGAATCTTACCGAACTCTGAGGAGGAGCTAGGCCAGGAGCGGCCGCCCGACGCTGGGGTGCCTGAGGTGGgcggggagtggagtggagaggaggaggatgataatGGAGGTTACTATTACCAGCCACTAAACCAGGACCCTGATGGACTAAATGCTGCACCAGGGGACCATCCTGAGGATATCCCCCCAGTAGCAGAGCAACTGCAAGAAGTCCAGGAGAGAATAGAG TTGATGGGCTTGCATCTTCCCCAGCCCCCTCCCCCAGATAGTGATGAAGACCCAGAAGGAGCACACAGCAGCGCAGCCTCCATCCCCATGGATGAAG ACCACGTGGAGCTAGTGAAGAGGACCATGGCAGCAGTGGCCCTGCCCTCTCTGGCCATCCCGGCCTGGGCTCAGGAGATCTCGGACGACCAGTGGAAGGACATGGTCCAGCAGACGCTCCAGACTCGCCAAAGCTCAGAAGGCCTGAGGCTAGAGCACAAATAA
- the LOC109899652 gene encoding male-enhanced antigen 1-like isoform X2, producing MEVEIAFEMGPERILPNSEEELGQERPPDAGVPEVGGEWSGEEEDDNGGYYYQPLNQDPDGLNAAPGDHPEDIPPVAEQLQEVQERIEPPPPDSDEDPEGAHSSAASIPMDEDHVELVKRTMAAVALPSLAIPAWAQEISDDQWKDMVQQTLQTRQSSEGLRLEHK from the exons ATGGAAGTGGAGATTGCGTTCGAGATGGGTCCTGAGAGAATCTTACCGAACTCTGAGGAGGAGCTAGGCCAGGAGCGGCCGCCCGACGCTGGGGTGCCTGAGGTGGgcggggagtggagtggagaggaggaggatgataatGGAGGTTACTATTACCAGCCACTAAACCAGGACCCTGATGGACTAAATGCTGCACCAGGGGACCATCCTGAGGATATCCCCCCAGTAGCAGAGCAACTGCAAGAAGTCCAGGAGAGAATAGAG CCCCCTCCCCCAGATAGTGATGAAGACCCAGAAGGAGCACACAGCAGCGCAGCCTCCATCCCCATGGATGAAG ACCACGTGGAGCTAGTGAAGAGGACCATGGCAGCAGTGGCCCTGCCCTCTCTGGCCATCCCGGCCTGGGCTCAGGAGATCTCGGACGACCAGTGGAAGGACATGGTCCAGCAGACGCTCCAGACTCGCCAAAGCTCAGAAGGCCTGAGGCTAGAGCACAAATAA